From a single Pseudomonas sp. A34-9 genomic region:
- a CDS encoding S-(hydroxymethyl)glutathione dehydrogenase/class III alcohol dehydrogenase, which yields MIKSRAAVAFEAKKPLEIVEVDVAMPKAGEVLLRVVASGVCHTDAYTLSGADPEGIFPSILGHEGGAIVEAIGEGVTSVAVGDHVIPLYTPECGQCKFCKSGKTNLCQAIRATQGKGLMPDGTSRFSYKGETIFHYMGTSTFSEYTVLPEISVAKISKDAPLEKVCLLGCGVTTGIGAVLNTAKVKPGDTVAIFGLGGIGLSAVIGAVKAKAARIIAIDINPAKFEIAKQLGATDCVNPKDFDRPIQEVIVDMTDGGVDFSFECIGNVQLMRAALECCHKGWGESVIIGVAGAGQEIATRPFQLVTGRVWRGSAFGGVRGRTELPSYVDMAQSGEIPLDTFITHTMGLEDINKAFDLMHEGKSIRTVIHF from the coding sequence ATCGTAGAAGTCGACGTCGCCATGCCCAAGGCTGGTGAAGTCCTGCTGCGCGTAGTCGCTTCCGGTGTCTGCCACACCGACGCCTACACCCTGTCCGGTGCTGATCCGGAAGGTATCTTCCCGTCGATCCTCGGCCACGAAGGTGGCGCGATCGTTGAAGCCATCGGCGAGGGTGTGACCTCGGTTGCCGTTGGCGATCATGTCATCCCGCTGTACACCCCGGAATGTGGCCAGTGCAAATTCTGTAAGTCGGGCAAGACCAACCTGTGTCAGGCGATTCGCGCCACTCAGGGTAAAGGTTTGATGCCGGACGGCACTTCGCGCTTTTCCTACAAGGGCGAAACGATTTTCCACTACATGGGCACTTCGACGTTCTCGGAATACACCGTGTTGCCGGAAATCTCCGTGGCCAAAATCTCCAAAGACGCGCCACTGGAAAAGGTTTGCCTGCTCGGTTGTGGCGTCACCACCGGTATCGGCGCAGTGCTCAACACCGCTAAGGTCAAACCGGGTGACACCGTGGCCATCTTCGGTCTGGGCGGCATCGGTCTGTCAGCGGTGATCGGCGCGGTGAAAGCCAAGGCTGCGCGCATCATCGCCATCGACATCAATCCGGCCAAGTTCGAGATCGCCAAACAACTGGGTGCAACCGACTGCGTGAACCCGAAAGACTTCGATCGTCCGATCCAGGAAGTGATCGTCGACATGACCGATGGCGGCGTCGACTTCTCCTTCGAATGCATCGGCAACGTGCAACTGATGCGCGCCGCCCTTGAGTGCTGCCACAAAGGTTGGGGTGAGTCGGTAATCATCGGTGTGGCCGGTGCCGGCCAGGAAATCGCGACCCGCCCGTTCCAGTTGGTGACCGGTCGCGTCTGGCGCGGTTCGGCGTTCGGCGGCGTGCGTGGTCGTACCGAGTTGCCAAGCTACGTCGACATGGCCCAGAGCGGCGAAATCCCGCTGGATACGTTCATCACCCATACCATGGGTCTGGAAGACATCAACAAGGCCTTCGACCTGATGCACGAAGGCAAGAGCATCCGTACCGTCATTCATTTTTGA